From Toxorhynchites rutilus septentrionalis strain SRP chromosome 2, ASM2978413v1, whole genome shotgun sequence, a single genomic window includes:
- the LOC129767288 gene encoding uncharacterized protein LOC129767288 isoform X1 — protein sequence MADIIIHSVRQQQASPGTVYHALYGHYFLGISQKNLAIIYGKSLSTIYGWIQKFESEGLYRRKKRAQVFKKFQSEMRQWLVELYCKHPLLFLDEAKEMFQAHFQMTISTSSVCTILHEAGLSWKTIERRAIQIRMEEIVRFVNELLAIPWDIFNLVFLDEVSIDNRGTLRQKGYGVVGKKLIFRGEFCRRARSSFLCFLGADGILDSFWTEGTFNRLKFFECCREFALRNPKVQRYPGFHSVWIMDGARIHCDANLIRYLRSIGIIPIFLPAYCPFFNPIEVIFGLVKNRLQRVHREGEQILAEVCEAMNYFKVYPCQKLFEHCGYFPGGFFSPEKGLTQDPNEVDLNIVPN from the coding sequence ATGGCCGATATAATCATTCATTCCGTTCGCCAACAACAGGCCAGTCCTGGAACCGTATACCACGCCCTTTATGGACACTACTTTTTGGGTATTTCCCAAAAGAATTTGGCGATCATTTACGGAAAAAGCCTGTCCACTATTTATGGTTGGATTCAAAAGTTTGAAAGCGAGGGACTTTACCGAAGGAAAAAACGAGCTCAGGTCTTCAAAAAGTTCCAGTCGGAAATGCGACAATGGTTGGTGGAGCTTTATTGCAAGCATCCTCTTTTATTTTTGGACGAAGCCAAGGAGATGTTCCAGGCACATTTCCAGATGACAATAAGTACTTCATCCGTCTGTACTATTCTGCACGAGGCAGGCCTGTCGTGGAAAACCATTGAGAGAAGAGCTATTCAAATTCGTATGGAAGAAATAGTGCGGTTTGTGAATGAGCTCCTCGCCATACCATGGGATATTTTCAATTTAGTTTTCCTCGATGAGGTGAGTATTGACAATAGGGGCACGTTACGTCAGAAGGGATATGGTGTCGTAggaaaaaagttaattttcagagGAGAATTTTGTCGCCGTGCTCGTTCATCGTTCTTATGTTTCCTTGGCGCTGATGGAATCCTGGATAGTTTCTGGACTGAAGGCACTTTTAACAGGCTAAAGTTTTTCGAATGCTGCCGAGAGTTTGCCTTGCGGAATCCTAAGGTTCAAAGATATCCAGGATTCCATTCAGTATGGATCATGGACGGTGCGAGGATTCATTGCGACGCTAATCTCATTCGCTATCTTCGATCCATTGGGATCATACCCATATTCCTTCCGGCGTACTGCCCCTTTTTCAATCCCATCGAGGTGATCTTTGGCCTCGTGAAAAACCGTCTTCAGAGAGTACACCGGGAAGGTGAACAAATTCTGGCTGAAGTATGTGAAGCTATGAACTACTTCAAAGTTTATCCTTGCCAGAAACTGTTTGAACACTGTGGATACTTCCCTGGAGGATTTTTCAGCCCTGAGAAAGGCTTAACGCAAGATCCAAATGAGGTCGATTTGAATATTGTTCCCAATTAA
- the LOC129767288 gene encoding uncharacterized protein LOC129767288 isoform X2 has translation MADIIIHSVRQQQASPGTVYHALYGHYFLGISQKNLAIIYGKSLSTIYGWIQKFESEGLYRRKKRAQVFKKFQSEMRQWLVELYCKHPLLFLDEAKEMFQAHFQMTISTSSVCTILHEAGLSWKTIERRAIQIRMEEIVRFVNELLAIPWDIFNLVFLDEKLFEHCGYFPGGFFSPEKGLTQDPNEVDLNIVPN, from the exons ATGGCCGATATAATCATTCATTCCGTTCGCCAACAACAGGCCAGTCCTGGAACCGTATACCACGCCCTTTATGGACACTACTTTTTGGGTATTTCCCAAAAGAATTTGGCGATCATTTACGGAAAAAGCCTGTCCACTATTTATGGTTGGATTCAAAAGTTTGAAAGCGAGGGACTTTACCGAAGGAAAAAACGAGCTCAGGTCTTCAAAAAGTTCCAGTCGGAAATGCGACAATGGTTGGTGGAGCTTTATTGCAAGCATCCTCTTTTATTTTTGGACGAAGCCAAGGAGATGTTCCAGGCACATTTCCAGATGACAATAAGTACTTCATCCGTCTGTACTATTCTGCACGAGGCAGGCCTGTCGTGGAAAACCATTGAGAGAAGAGCTATTCAAATTCGTATGGAAGAAATAGTGCGGTTTGTGAATGAGCTCCTCGCCATACCATGGGATATTTTCAATTTAGTTTTCCTCGATGAG AAACTGTTTGAACACTGTGGATACTTCCCTGGAGGATTTTTCAGCCCTGAGAAAGGCTTAACGCAAGATCCAAATGAGGTCGATTTGAATATTGTTCCCAATTAA